Proteins co-encoded in one Desulfitobacterium hafniense DCB-2 genomic window:
- a CDS encoding sensor histidine kinase, whose protein sequence is MRKRLFLSFLAIILLTLLLSILSVNFVFQKHFSDYLARSTEVTLEQLPERLSSSFFSHGCWNSDSLYNIAHSLPFGTHIVIKEPSGKTILTLINPMESMLKNDPGLWMDMGLNYTIEEWKNKTLMISGPNGVFAVAEVRYPARAKVLNPADQSFISAIYQSLFLAGALALIIGIILSYWISRRLTSPLQGLTKAVQRVGEGFLDEQVPVATKDEVGQLATAFNGMAESLKKQERLRKQLTADIAHELRTPLTSIRSYIEAFQDGVLPADKENLAIINEEIERLTRLSSDLKDLNVAEMGALRPYLTQVNLSALIDKTVNMLSPLIQEKGISLTWHKPESILIEGDEYLLTRLFYNLLHNAYKFTESPGKIEVQMELRHQEVLITISDSGIGIPEEDLPFIFERFYRSEKSRSRETGGTGIGLALAQQIALLHQGTLTVESCPDKGSRFMLLLPLTIGEKSTSV, encoded by the coding sequence ATGCGTAAACGCTTATTTCTCTCCTTCCTGGCCATTATTCTCCTGACCTTATTGCTCAGCATTCTGTCCGTTAACTTTGTCTTCCAAAAACATTTCAGTGATTATCTCGCCCGCTCCACGGAAGTAACTCTGGAACAATTGCCCGAGCGTTTAAGCAGCAGTTTCTTCAGCCATGGGTGCTGGAATTCCGATTCTCTGTATAACATCGCCCACTCTCTTCCCTTTGGAACCCATATCGTGATCAAAGAGCCCTCCGGGAAGACCATCTTGACCCTCATCAATCCCATGGAATCTATGCTGAAAAATGATCCCGGTCTATGGATGGACATGGGTTTAAACTACACCATTGAGGAATGGAAAAACAAGACCCTTATGATCTCCGGTCCCAATGGAGTCTTTGCTGTTGCGGAAGTTCGCTATCCGGCCAGGGCCAAGGTTTTGAACCCTGCTGATCAGTCTTTTATTTCCGCTATCTACCAATCCTTGTTTCTGGCCGGAGCTTTGGCCTTGATCATTGGCATAATCCTGAGTTATTGGATCAGCCGGCGCCTGACTTCCCCTTTGCAGGGGTTGACGAAGGCCGTGCAGAGGGTAGGGGAAGGATTTCTGGACGAACAAGTCCCGGTTGCCACTAAGGATGAAGTCGGTCAATTGGCTACCGCTTTCAATGGGATGGCCGAAAGCCTGAAAAAGCAGGAACGGCTCCGCAAGCAGCTCACTGCAGATATTGCTCACGAATTGCGCACTCCCTTAACCTCTATCCGCAGTTATATCGAAGCCTTCCAAGACGGAGTTCTGCCAGCCGACAAGGAGAACCTTGCCATTATCAATGAAGAAATTGAGCGGTTGACAAGGTTATCCAGCGATCTTAAAGATCTCAATGTCGCGGAGATGGGAGCCTTACGCCCTTATTTGACTCAGGTCAATCTTTCCGCCCTTATCGATAAAACAGTGAATATGCTCTCCCCGCTTATCCAGGAAAAAGGAATTTCTTTAACATGGCACAAGCCTGAATCAATTCTTATCGAAGGGGATGAATACCTGCTAACCCGCCTCTTCTACAATCTTCTTCACAATGCTTACAAATTTACGGAAAGTCCGGGCAAAATTGAGGTTCAAATGGAGCTTCGCCATCAGGAGGTCCTGATCACCATTTCCGACTCTGGAATCGGTATTCCTGAAGAAGATCTTCCCTTTATTTTCGAACGGTTCTATCGCTCAGAAAAATCCCGCTCTCGGGAAACTGGCGGTACAGGCATCGGCCTCGCCTTAGCTCAACAGATCGCTCTTCTTCATCAAGGGACACTTACGGTCGAAAGCTGCCCAGATAAAGGCAGCCGATTTATGCTCCTACTTCCCCTAACCATTGGAGAAAAATCCACCTCCGTCTAA